The following are encoded together in the Trachemys scripta elegans isolate TJP31775 chromosome 7, CAS_Tse_1.0, whole genome shotgun sequence genome:
- the LOC117880014 gene encoding solute carrier family 22 member 6-A-like — protein MAQSIYMAGVLAGGIIFGGLSDRFGRRSPLIWCYLQMAVTSTCTAFSPSFTAYCIFRFLTGMAISGIVMNSVSLCKCVWRLPSQTQDELVTGDGRKCLVPAANKLLCGGSTERPEAHTAWVGCPRSQQQKSGARFFQNS, from the exons ATGGCTCAGTCCATCTACATGGCTGGGGTCCTGGCGGGAGGCATCATCTTTGGAGGTCTGTCAGACAG GTTTGGCCGCAGGTCTCCCTTGATCTGGTGCTACTTGCAGATGGCTGTCACGAGCACCTGCACTGCCTTCTCACCCAGCTTCACTGCCTACTGCATCTTCCGTTTCCTGACCGGAATGGCCATCTCGGGCATTGTGATGAACAGTGTCTCTCTGTGTAAGTGTGTCTGGCGCCTGCCATCCCAGACACAAGATGAGCTGGTTACTGGGGATGGACGGAAGTGCCTTGTTCCTGCTGCTAATAAATTACTCTGTGGTGGGAGCACAGAGAGACCAGAAGCACACACCGCATGGGTGGGATGTCCAAGGTCTCAGCAGCAAAAATCGGGAGCTAGATTTTTCCAGAACTCCTAG